A part of Gemmatimonas groenlandica genomic DNA contains:
- the mug gene encoding G/U mismatch-specific DNA glycosylase — MTDARPPKKPTKAELAAAVDLIVPDLVAPGLRVLFCGINPGLYTAAIGHHFGRPGNRFWPALHGAGFTPRLFAPWEERELLPLGIGITNMVERTTATAAELSPDEYVAGGQRLRRLVEAQPPRVVAFLGIGAYRTAFGRPKATLGLQDERLAGSALWVLPSPSGLNANHQLADLVSLLRALREWVDG, encoded by the coding sequence GTGACTGACGCGCGGCCACCGAAGAAGCCGACCAAGGCGGAGCTGGCTGCCGCGGTCGACCTGATCGTGCCCGATTTGGTCGCGCCCGGGCTGCGTGTGCTGTTCTGCGGCATCAACCCCGGACTGTATACGGCGGCGATCGGGCATCACTTCGGCCGTCCCGGTAATCGATTCTGGCCAGCGCTGCACGGAGCCGGTTTCACGCCGCGTCTGTTCGCGCCGTGGGAGGAGCGGGAACTGCTGCCGCTTGGCATCGGCATCACCAACATGGTGGAGCGCACCACCGCCACCGCGGCGGAGCTTAGTCCCGACGAGTACGTAGCGGGCGGCCAGCGGCTGCGTAGGTTGGTGGAAGCACAGCCGCCGCGCGTGGTGGCGTTTCTCGGAATCGGTGCCTACCGGACGGCATTCGGACGTCCCAAAGCCACGCTGGGCTTGCAGGACGAACGGCTCGCCGGCTCGGCGTTGTGGGTCTTACCGAGTCCGAGCGGTTTGAACGCCAATCACCAGCTGGCGGATCTTGTGTCGTTGCTGCGGGCGCTGCGCGAGTGGGTGGATGGATAG
- a CDS encoding glutaminyl-peptide cyclotransferase gives MAILSSMRRSRTASVVILFGTIAFVSTAGAFGACGGDRGAASAANGDTTGTVASRTPTYSFEVVQSYPHDPKAFTQGLVWRDDRLFESTGQVGSSNIREVELTTGRVIRQQDLETPHFGEGIVLLGEKLFQITWTTGKAFVYDWKSFKRTGEFTYDGEGWGLTTDGSAIIMSNGTSAIVWRDPATFAVQKTITVTDHGTPVSQLNELEWVKGEIWANIWQSEQIARIDPATGNVTGWIDLKGILPSIDRTGNEDVMNGIAYDAARDRLFVTGKLWSKLYEITLKQRS, from the coding sequence ATGGCTATTCTCTCCAGCATGCGACGTTCGCGGACGGCGTCGGTCGTCATTCTGTTCGGCACGATCGCGTTCGTGTCCACGGCAGGCGCCTTCGGCGCGTGCGGCGGGGATCGCGGCGCGGCCAGTGCGGCCAATGGCGACACTACCGGCACCGTAGCGTCACGCACGCCGACCTACAGCTTCGAGGTGGTGCAGAGTTATCCGCACGATCCGAAGGCGTTCACGCAGGGGCTGGTGTGGCGCGACGACCGATTGTTCGAGAGCACTGGTCAGGTCGGCTCGTCGAACATCCGCGAGGTCGAACTCACGACGGGTCGTGTGATCCGTCAGCAGGATCTCGAAACACCCCACTTCGGTGAAGGCATCGTGCTGCTGGGGGAGAAGCTGTTCCAGATCACGTGGACGACCGGCAAGGCGTTCGTGTACGACTGGAAGAGCTTCAAGCGCACCGGCGAGTTCACGTATGACGGCGAAGGGTGGGGACTCACCACCGACGGATCAGCCATCATCATGAGCAACGGCACGTCAGCGATCGTATGGCGCGATCCGGCCACGTTCGCGGTGCAGAAGACGATCACCGTGACCGATCATGGCACACCCGTGTCGCAGCTCAACGAGCTGGAATGGGTGAAGGGCGAGATCTGGGCGAACATCTGGCAGAGCGAGCAGATCGCCCGCATCGATCCCGCCACCGGCAACGTGACGGGTTGGATTGATCTCAAAGGCATTCTGCCGTCGATCGATCGTACCGGCAACGAAGATGTCATGAACGGCATCGCCTATGATGCCGCGCGCGATCGTCTGTTCGTCACCGGAAAGCTCTGGTCGAAGCTGTACGAGATCACACTCAAGCAGCGCTCGTAA
- a CDS encoding Ig-like domain-containing protein translates to MLSFRALSDRPASARTTRLGSLFTLTSSALLLLSACSGDKSTGPGPVAAAIRAQAGNAQTGAVGAALTVPLAVVVTDKDGKTISGARVDWDVGAGSGTASPARSTADSRGVATTVWTLGTTSGTARLTAQVNGVTPVVFTATVIVGPAALLVASPEVAYLNISDTVRVRGSLRDQYGNTIVGQSINYSTLDPTLASVTSTGLVTAVAVGTARVVAEASGKADTVPVTITASGASVCGPVTARVLALGEVYIPPAGASSVAACLTSPAAINGEYALTLVSTATSFGTSSPVDLIAIGSTGPTIAALTADANPFAPASALAPSVSTSLDALDAASTALSPVRAAELARRETERRELTPLVNDARDWMASRTTGVRTAFAVTAADAKVGDVLRLNVNANVACSSADVKSGRVAAVGAKSIIVSDTENPTGGYTDTEYAAIAATFDTLVFPMDTTAFGAPTNISGYGKIILLYTRAVNALTPANAGYTIGGFFFARDLYPKTAKNGLAACASSNEAEMFYLLAPDPNGVVNANKRTKDEVTLLNLTTIAHEFQHLINASRRLYVNTGARPNEETWLDEGLSHVAEELLYFRITNVTSRQNLTLTDVAGNATRSDQFRNYASQNFSRFYSYLIAPEVNSPYAPNDSLATRGAIWNFLRYAAGRQGVSGEASFLRSLVNSNTTGVANLQNVLSGSQFADYLRDWSVSLIADDFSVATTAALPASYIMPSWNFRSIYPGLRFSGGSALGVYPIATRSLLSGSPQRVLLAGGTSSFVRFGIPAGRSAAITLSSNGALPPSTLRYALVRLR, encoded by the coding sequence ATGCTCTCGTTTCGCGCCCTCTCCGATCGTCCAGCTTCCGCGCGCACCACGCGCCTCGGCTCGCTGTTCACGCTGACCAGCAGCGCGCTGCTGCTGTTGAGCGCCTGCTCGGGAGACAAGAGTACGGGCCCCGGACCGGTCGCTGCCGCGATCAGGGCGCAGGCCGGCAACGCGCAGACCGGCGCGGTTGGCGCCGCGCTGACGGTGCCGCTCGCCGTCGTCGTGACCGACAAGGACGGCAAGACGATCTCGGGGGCACGCGTGGACTGGGATGTGGGGGCCGGATCAGGCACCGCCTCACCCGCGCGCTCCACTGCCGACTCGCGTGGCGTCGCGACCACCGTCTGGACGCTTGGTACGACCTCCGGCACCGCGCGCCTCACCGCGCAGGTGAACGGCGTCACGCCGGTGGTGTTCACGGCCACGGTCATCGTCGGACCGGCCGCGCTGCTCGTGGCGTCACCGGAAGTCGCGTATCTCAACATCAGCGACACCGTGCGTGTGCGCGGGTCCCTGCGCGACCAGTACGGCAACACCATCGTCGGCCAGTCGATCAACTACAGCACACTCGATCCCACGCTGGCGTCGGTGACGTCCACGGGACTCGTCACCGCGGTGGCCGTCGGTACCGCGCGAGTCGTGGCCGAGGCCTCGGGCAAAGCCGATACCGTACCGGTCACCATCACCGCGTCAGGCGCCAGCGTGTGCGGACCGGTCACGGCACGCGTGCTGGCACTCGGCGAAGTGTATATCCCGCCCGCCGGCGCCTCGAGCGTCGCGGCGTGCCTCACATCACCGGCGGCAATCAACGGCGAGTACGCGCTCACGCTGGTCTCGACGGCCACCTCGTTCGGCACGTCGTCACCGGTGGATCTGATCGCGATCGGTAGCACCGGTCCCACCATCGCCGCACTCACCGCGGACGCGAACCCGTTCGCGCCGGCATCGGCGCTCGCACCCTCCGTGTCGACATCACTCGACGCACTCGATGCGGCCAGCACGGCGCTGTCGCCTGTTCGTGCCGCTGAACTGGCGCGACGCGAGACCGAACGCCGTGAACTGACGCCGCTGGTGAACGATGCGCGTGACTGGATGGCGTCACGCACGACGGGGGTGCGCACGGCCTTCGCCGTGACCGCTGCCGATGCGAAGGTGGGCGACGTGCTGCGCTTGAACGTGAATGCGAACGTGGCCTGCTCCAGCGCCGACGTGAAGTCGGGACGCGTAGCCGCCGTTGGCGCCAAGTCGATCATCGTGAGCGACACCGAGAATCCCACCGGCGGCTATACCGACACGGAGTATGCGGCGATCGCCGCCACGTTCGATACACTGGTGTTTCCGATGGATACCACGGCGTTCGGAGCGCCCACGAACATCAGCGGCTACGGCAAGATCATCCTGTTGTACACCCGCGCCGTGAATGCCCTCACGCCCGCGAACGCGGGCTACACGATCGGCGGCTTCTTCTTCGCGCGCGACCTGTATCCCAAGACGGCGAAGAACGGCCTCGCCGCCTGCGCCTCGTCGAATGAAGCCGAGATGTTCTACCTGCTGGCGCCCGATCCCAACGGCGTGGTGAATGCGAACAAGCGCACCAAAGATGAAGTCACGCTGCTCAATCTCACGACCATCGCGCACGAGTTTCAGCACCTGATCAATGCGTCGCGCCGCCTGTACGTGAACACGGGTGCGCGGCCCAATGAGGAGACCTGGCTCGACGAGGGGCTATCGCACGTGGCGGAAGAACTGCTGTACTTCCGCATCACCAACGTCACGTCTCGGCAGAATCTCACGCTGACCGATGTGGCCGGAAACGCCACGCGTTCGGATCAGTTCCGTAACTACGCCTCGCAGAATTTCTCTCGCTTCTACAGCTATTTGATCGCGCCCGAGGTGAACTCGCCGTACGCGCCCAACGACTCGTTGGCCACACGCGGCGCCATCTGGAATTTTCTGCGCTACGCGGCTGGCCGTCAGGGCGTGAGCGGAGAAGCGTCGTTCCTGCGGTCGCTCGTGAACTCGAACACCACCGGCGTGGCCAATCTGCAGAACGTGCTGTCGGGCAGTCAGTTCGCCGACTATCTGCGCGACTGGTCGGTGTCGCTGATCGCCGATGATTTCTCGGTGGCGACGACAGCGGCCCTGCCCGCGAGCTACATCATGCCGTCGTGGAATTTCCGCAGCATCTACCCGGGGCTTCGCTTCTCCGGGGGCAGCGCGCTCGGGGTGTATCCCATCGCGACGCGGTCGCTGCTCTCCGGCTCTCCGCAGCGTGTCTTGCTGGCCGGTGGCACCAGCTCTTTCGTGCGCTTCGGTATTCCCGCCGGTCGCAGCGCCGCCATCACCCTGTCGTCGAACGGCGCGTTGCCGCCCAGCACGCTCAGGTACGCGCTGGTGCGACTGCGCTGA
- a CDS encoding energy transducer TonB — protein sequence MLLPVLFTLGLLSCTERGRSARPGSVDWFRAMPDERPQMLNADVPFRYPVSLYERKIQGNVLLRLFVTSDGLVVPDSTRIIEPSGHPELDQAALAGVSRLRFRAARLRGTPIPVSLIFPVHFRHPEGPKLPGDSL from the coding sequence GTGCTGCTCCCCGTCCTGTTCACCCTCGGCCTGCTCAGCTGTACCGAGCGAGGACGATCGGCACGACCGGGAAGTGTGGACTGGTTTCGCGCGATGCCGGACGAGCGTCCCCAGATGTTGAATGCCGACGTGCCATTCCGGTATCCGGTGTCACTGTATGAACGGAAAATACAGGGCAACGTGCTGCTTCGGCTGTTTGTAACGTCAGATGGTCTCGTCGTACCCGATAGTACCCGGATCATCGAGCCGTCAGGTCACCCCGAGCTTGATCAGGCGGCGTTGGCCGGCGTGTCCCGACTGAGGTTCCGCGCCGCCCGCCTGCGTGGCACCCCGATTCCCGTGTCGTTGATTTTCCCCGTGCACTTCCGACATCCCGAGGGGCCAAAGCTCCCCGGGGACTCCCTGTGA
- a CDS encoding pyridoxal-phosphate dependent enzyme, whose amino-acid sequence MSTTLATPHTSDAAPADAAVQEEHIRHRRPYGSVLETIGWTPMIRLARVARGIRTPLYGKADFFNPGGSVKDRVGMPMIESHERAGTLKPGGTIVEATSGNTGVGLAIAAALKGYRCIFTMPDKMSQEKVRLLKAFGAEVIITPTAVPHDHPQNYVMMAKRIVSETPGAVLAGQFENPANPAAHMATTGPEIWEQTDGRITHFVAGAGTGGTITGVARYLKSKNPNIKIIAADPMGSVLAELWRSKGEGHPTGAPYKVEGVGQDCIPLTLDMSVIDEFISVSDKDAFGMARRLTREEGIFVGGSAGMIAHAAMNVARRLDDPDACVVTFLCDTGERYLSKVFNDEWMRENQMLDVSPTTIAAVLGNKDASAPAIVSVAPGASVRQAIRLMALHNVSQVPVMDGAVCIGSVAESQLTSKSLADPKVLDQSVSDVMDQPFPVVESDQPVESVAKLLSKSNRAVLMKKDGVVQGIVTRFDVLEHLMHR is encoded by the coding sequence ATGTCCACCACCCTGGCGACTCCCCACACGTCCGACGCGGCTCCGGCCGACGCGGCTGTGCAAGAAGAACACATCCGGCATCGCCGCCCCTACGGCAGCGTCCTGGAAACCATCGGCTGGACGCCGATGATCCGGCTGGCTCGCGTCGCGCGCGGCATCCGGACTCCCCTCTACGGTAAGGCCGACTTCTTCAATCCGGGCGGCAGCGTGAAGGACCGCGTCGGCATGCCGATGATCGAGTCGCATGAGCGCGCCGGCACCCTCAAGCCCGGCGGCACGATCGTCGAGGCGACGAGCGGCAATACCGGGGTCGGTCTGGCCATTGCCGCGGCGCTCAAGGGCTATCGCTGCATTTTCACGATGCCCGACAAGATGTCGCAGGAAAAAGTCCGACTGCTGAAAGCGTTCGGTGCCGAAGTGATCATCACCCCGACGGCGGTGCCGCACGATCATCCGCAGAACTATGTGATGATGGCCAAGCGCATCGTGAGTGAGACGCCGGGGGCGGTGCTGGCCGGTCAGTTCGAGAACCCGGCCAATCCGGCGGCGCACATGGCGACGACGGGCCCCGAAATCTGGGAGCAGACGGACGGTCGCATCACGCACTTCGTGGCCGGTGCCGGTACGGGTGGTACGATCACGGGCGTGGCGCGCTATCTCAAGAGCAAGAACCCGAACATCAAGATCATCGCCGCCGATCCCATGGGATCCGTGCTGGCGGAGTTGTGGCGCAGCAAGGGCGAGGGACATCCCACGGGCGCGCCGTACAAGGTGGAAGGCGTGGGCCAGGACTGCATCCCACTCACGCTCGACATGAGTGTCATCGACGAGTTCATCTCGGTCAGCGACAAGGATGCCTTCGGCATGGCGCGACGTCTCACGCGCGAAGAAGGCATCTTCGTGGGTGGGTCCGCCGGTATGATCGCGCACGCTGCCATGAATGTGGCACGTCGTCTCGATGATCCCGACGCGTGCGTCGTCACGTTCCTCTGCGACACCGGCGAGCGCTATCTCAGCAAGGTGTTCAACGACGAATGGATGCGCGAGAATCAGATGCTCGACGTGTCACCCACGACCATCGCGGCGGTGCTCGGCAACAAGGACGCGAGCGCGCCGGCCATCGTGAGCGTGGCACCGGGGGCTTCGGTGCGTCAGGCCATTCGCCTGATGGCGCTGCACAACGTGTCGCAGGTGCCGGTGATGGATGGCGCCGTGTGTATCGGCAGCGTCGCGGAATCACAGCTCACGTCGAAGTCGCTGGCCGATCCGAAGGTGCTCGATCAGTCGGTGAGTGACGTGATGGATCAGCCGTTCCCCGTGGTCGAGAGCGACCAGCCGGTGGAGAGCGTGGCGAAGCTGTTGTCGAAGAGCAATCGCGCCGTGTTGATGAAGAAGGACGGCGTGGTGCAGGGCATCGTGACGCGCTTCGACGTGCTCGAACACCTGATGCACCGGTAG
- a CDS encoding D-alanine--D-alanine ligase family protein yields MRITVLLGGVSAEREVSLSSGLRIAVALRAKGHDVICLDPAEGVLTRETERALLAAGVGSAPPSLDALAGLSSQSLSPALGTMPEITDAECVFLALHGGKGEDGTVQALLDLVGVPYTGSGHLASALAMDKHLTKVVLRAAGVATANWMMAPADGVMDAEEVGRHLDWPVVVKPSKQGSTVGLSIVREPGELAAAVTEAFKYDDEVMVERFVPGQELTVGILGDVVLPTIEIVPVKELYDYECKYTPGMAKEFVAELSPEIESKLADQSRRAFAALKLGGYARIDFRLDPHGQPWCLEANTLPGMTPTSLIPQAAAAAGVLFPDLCERIVQLALTNRDRLRL; encoded by the coding sequence ATGCGAATCACCGTGTTGCTGGGCGGCGTCTCTGCCGAACGTGAAGTGTCGTTGTCGTCGGGGCTGCGCATCGCGGTCGCGCTCCGTGCGAAGGGACATGACGTGATCTGTCTCGACCCCGCCGAAGGCGTGTTGACGCGGGAAACCGAGCGCGCGCTCCTGGCCGCTGGAGTGGGTAGCGCCCCGCCGTCGCTCGATGCGCTGGCCGGGCTGTCTTCGCAGTCCCTCTCGCCGGCACTCGGCACCATGCCCGAGATCACCGATGCCGAGTGCGTGTTCCTGGCGCTGCACGGTGGTAAGGGCGAAGACGGCACGGTGCAGGCTCTCCTCGACCTCGTAGGCGTGCCGTATACCGGCAGCGGTCACCTGGCGAGCGCGCTGGCCATGGACAAGCACCTCACGAAGGTCGTACTGCGGGCGGCCGGTGTGGCCACCGCCAATTGGATGATGGCGCCGGCGGATGGCGTGATGGACGCCGAGGAAGTCGGACGTCATCTGGATTGGCCGGTGGTGGTGAAGCCATCCAAGCAGGGCAGTACGGTGGGCCTGTCGATCGTGCGCGAGCCGGGTGAGCTGGCAGCCGCCGTGACGGAGGCCTTCAAGTACGACGACGAGGTCATGGTCGAGCGGTTCGTACCGGGGCAGGAGCTCACCGTAGGCATTCTCGGCGACGTGGTGCTGCCGACGATCGAGATCGTGCCGGTGAAGGAGCTGTACGACTACGAGTGCAAATACACGCCGGGGATGGCCAAGGAGTTCGTGGCCGAACTGTCTCCGGAGATCGAGTCCAAGCTGGCGGATCAGTCGCGCCGTGCGTTCGCGGCGCTGAAACTGGGTGGATACGCCCGAATCGACTTCCGGTTGGATCCCCACGGGCAGCCGTGGTGTCTTGAGGCCAACACGTTGCCCGGGATGACGCCGACCAGTCTCATCCCACAGGCGGCGGCCGCCGCCGGTGTCTTGTTTCCCGATCTCTGTGAGCGCATCGTGCAACTGGCGCTCACGAACCGGGATCGGCTACGGCTCTGA
- a CDS encoding rhomboid family intramembrane serine protease yields MAYVTYDDFDQPRNPSAVYWLIGLCVGVYFVQATLVGDANMANWFGYSAGDLASRSLWTIGTYMFVHGGIMHLLLNMWTLWLFGPRVERAWGSSTFVWYYLWCGIGGWAFHYMFQRNGGTLVGASAAILGIAVAYASRWPDDEVLFFGVVPMKVKWLVVFMALINITMAVVASGSIGGTAYAAHIGGMLAGWVYLRAPGAGSLGRFRNRIASAPDYGDDTPRAVPKSSRPREREVDDIVAQSKAAVSRVRPEPRPEPRPAPRPGQTAVAPQPSTALDAVLDKIAAEGMSSLTQAERLLLDEWSKRLRDLT; encoded by the coding sequence ATGGCCTACGTCACGTACGATGATTTTGATCAACCCCGTAACCCGTCGGCCGTCTACTGGCTGATCGGGTTGTGCGTCGGCGTGTATTTCGTGCAGGCCACGTTGGTCGGCGATGCGAACATGGCGAACTGGTTTGGGTATTCGGCCGGTGATCTCGCGTCGCGTTCGTTGTGGACGATCGGCACGTACATGTTCGTGCACGGCGGCATCATGCATCTGCTGCTGAACATGTGGACGCTGTGGTTGTTCGGCCCGCGCGTGGAGCGCGCCTGGGGTAGCAGCACCTTCGTGTGGTACTACCTCTGGTGCGGCATCGGCGGCTGGGCTTTTCACTACATGTTCCAGCGCAACGGCGGCACGCTGGTGGGCGCGTCGGCGGCGATTCTTGGCATCGCGGTGGCGTATGCCTCGCGCTGGCCCGACGACGAAGTGCTCTTCTTCGGCGTGGTGCCGATGAAGGTGAAGTGGTTGGTGGTGTTCATGGCGCTGATCAACATCACGATGGCCGTGGTTGCTTCCGGCAGCATCGGCGGTACCGCGTACGCGGCGCACATCGGCGGCATGTTGGCGGGGTGGGTGTATCTCCGCGCGCCGGGCGCCGGCAGTCTGGGTCGTTTCCGCAATCGCATCGCGTCGGCGCCGGATTACGGCGATGACACGCCGCGCGCCGTTCCGAAGTCCTCGCGTCCGCGCGAGCGGGAAGTCGACGATATCGTGGCGCAAAGCAAGGCGGCCGTGTCGCGCGTACGTCCCGAACCGCGTCCGGAACCACGTCCGGCGCCGCGTCCCGGCCAGACGGCAGTGGCGCCGCAACCGAGCACCGCGCTGGATGCCGTGTTGGACAAGATTGCGGCCGAAGGAATGTCGAGTTTGACGCAGGCCGAGCGACTGCTGCTGGACGAATGGTCGAAACGTCTTCGCGACCTCACCTGA
- the queF gene encoding preQ(1) synthase produces MPKPELLETFPNPYGDRKYEIFMETTEFTSLCPLGGIETDAAELKLLEGGAPDFATIRITYQPAEVCLELKSLKLYFWSFRNDGIFYERAVNRILDDLVAACNPHSMTVVGDFNVRGGLKSIITATATKAE; encoded by the coding sequence ATGCCCAAGCCTGAACTGCTGGAGACGTTTCCGAATCCCTACGGGGATCGCAAGTACGAAATTTTCATGGAGACGACGGAGTTCACGTCGCTCTGTCCCCTTGGCGGCATCGAGACGGATGCCGCCGAGTTGAAGTTACTCGAAGGCGGCGCTCCCGACTTCGCGACGATCCGCATCACGTACCAGCCGGCCGAGGTGTGTCTCGAGCTGAAGAGCCTGAAGCTGTACTTCTGGAGCTTCCGCAACGACGGCATCTTCTACGAGCGCGCGGTGAACCGCATCCTCGACGATCTGGTCGCGGCATGCAATCCGCACTCGATGACGGTGGTGGGTGATTTCAACGTGCGTGGTGGTCTCAAGAGCATCATCACGGCGACGGCGACGAAAGCCGAGTAA
- a CDS encoding lactonase family protein: MHPLAIRPFRTTITTVLVAAAAALGACSSPEQNGTAEPINPAFNRSGTPANGAVFTSTNAVSGNAILAFSRATDGTLSAAGSYATGGEGTGGGLGSQGSVTLSADGQLLLAVNAGSGELSAFSVNGTSLTLLNTIASGGSTPISVTADHGLVYVLNAGGAGNIAGFRVDRNTGLSPIAGSTRPLSSDAPAPAQVSFSTDGNTLVVTEKGTNRVVSYAVDRDGLASEPHVIASSGQTPFGFAFGLRNILVVSEAFGGAAGASAASSYRADGRGTAALDLVSGTVLNSENASCWTAITPDGKYAYLANTGSSTVSAYAVSAQGALTLLDADGVSAQTGAGTSPADEAISQNGQFLYVRNGGANTVSAFRIASNGSLTPIATVTGFPQGYQGLAAR, from the coding sequence ATGCATCCTCTCGCCATCCGTCCCTTCCGCACGACCATTACCACCGTGCTCGTCGCGGCCGCCGCCGCGCTCGGTGCCTGTTCGTCGCCTGAGCAGAACGGGACGGCCGAACCGATCAATCCGGCCTTCAACCGTAGCGGCACGCCGGCGAACGGCGCGGTGTTCACGTCCACCAATGCGGTGAGCGGCAATGCCATTCTGGCGTTCTCCCGCGCCACCGACGGCACCCTGTCGGCGGCCGGCAGCTACGCGACCGGCGGCGAGGGCACCGGCGGTGGGCTGGGTTCGCAGGGGTCTGTGACGCTCTCGGCCGACGGTCAGCTGCTGCTGGCGGTGAACGCCGGATCGGGTGAGCTGTCGGCGTTCTCGGTAAACGGGACCAGTCTGACACTTCTCAACACGATCGCGTCGGGTGGCTCCACGCCGATCAGCGTGACGGCCGATCATGGACTCGTGTACGTGCTGAATGCGGGTGGGGCGGGCAACATCGCGGGCTTCCGCGTAGACCGGAACACGGGCCTGTCGCCGATCGCCGGCTCCACCCGCCCGCTCAGCAGCGACGCGCCGGCGCCGGCCCAAGTGAGCTTCTCGACCGACGGCAACACGCTGGTGGTCACCGAGAAGGGCACGAATCGCGTGGTGTCGTACGCGGTCGACCGCGATGGCCTGGCCAGTGAGCCGCACGTGATCGCGTCGTCCGGGCAGACGCCCTTCGGCTTCGCCTTCGGGCTTCGCAACATCCTGGTCGTTTCCGAGGCGTTCGGCGGTGCGGCCGGCGCCAGCGCCGCGTCATCGTATCGCGCGGATGGTCGCGGCACGGCGGCGCTCGATCTGGTTAGTGGTACGGTGCTGAACAGCGAAAACGCGTCGTGCTGGACCGCGATCACGCCGGACGGCAAGTACGCCTACCTCGCCAACACCGGCAGCAGCACGGTGTCGGCCTATGCGGTGTCGGCGCAGGGCGCGCTGACGTTGCTCGATGCCGACGGCGTGTCGGCACAGACCGGTGCGGGCACCAGCCCGGCCGACGAAGCCATCAGCCAGAACGGACAGTTCCTGTACGTGCGCAACGGCGGCGCCAACACGGTGAGCGCGTTCCGCATCGCGTCGAACGGGTCGCTGACGCCGATCGCGACGGTGACGGGATTCCCGCAGGGCTATCAGGGATTGGCGGCGCGCTAA